A genomic segment from Meleagris gallopavo isolate NT-WF06-2002-E0010 breed Aviagen turkey brand Nicholas breeding stock chromosome 25, Turkey_5.1, whole genome shotgun sequence encodes:
- the GJA4 gene encoding gap junction alpha-4 protein, whose protein sequence is MGDWGFLEKLLDQVQEHSTVIGKIWLTVLFIFRILILGLAGESVWGDEQSDFVCNTKQPGCTNVCYDKAFPISHIRYWVLQFLFVSTPTLIYLGHVVYLSRKEEKLKQQENELRAIHSKDPKIEQALAAVEKKMSKIYMTEDGRLKIRGALMWTYIISVICKSIFEAGFLVGQWYLYGFSMVPRYVCRRDPCPHQVDCFISRPTEKTIFIIFMLVMGLISLILNLLELFHLCCKSLLSNIKKVPVPAGPSQGAFADDMGSGPYPAKHYPFLPMAESHTPPYQAYNKLSSEQNWANFRNEENLALGSSTRPLSDPYAPRVPDAPVSEEKLCSRPSSSASKKQYV, encoded by the coding sequence ATGGGCGACTGGGGATTCCTGGAAAAACTGCTGGACCAAGTCCAGGAGCACTCGACTGTGATCGGGAAGATCTGGCTCACCGTCCTCTTCATCTTCCGTATCCTCATCCTGGGCTTGGCTGGTGAGTCCGTGTGGGGGGACGAGCAGTCAGACTTCGTGTGCAACACCAAGCAGCCGGGCTGCACCAACGTCTGCTACGACAAAGCTTTTCCCATCTCCCACATCCGCTACTGGGTGCTGCAGTTCCTCTTTGTAAGCACCCCGACCCTCATTTACCTGGGCCACGTTGTCTATCTGTCGCGGAAGGAGGAGAAGCTGAAACAGCAGGAGAATGAGCTCCGGGCTATCCACAGCAAGGACCCAAAGATTGAGCAAGCGTTGGCAGCTGTAGAGAAGAAGATGTCCAAGATCTACATGACGGAGGATGGGCGGCTCAAGATCCGAGGGGCGCTGATGTGGACGTACATCATCAGCGTGATCTGCAAGAGCATCTTTGAGGCAGGCTTCCTCGTTGGCCAGTGGTACCTGTATGGCTTCTCCATGGTGCCCCGCTACGTGTGCAGGAGGGACCCCTGCCCACACCAGGTGGACTGTTTCATCTCCCGCCCCACCGAGAAGAccatcttcatcatcttcatgcTGGTGATGGGCCTCATCTCCTTAATCCTCAACCTTTTGGAGCTCTTCCACCTCTGTTGCAAGAGCCTGCTCAGCAACATCAAGAAGGTGCCGGTGCCGGCTGGCCCGAGCCAGGGTGCCTTTGCTGATGACATGGGCTCGGGCCCCTACCCGGCCAAGCATTACCCCTTCCTGCCCATGGCCGAGAGCCACACGCCACCCTACCAGGCCTACAACAAGCTCTCCAGTGAGCAGAACTGGGCCAACTTCCGCAACGAGGAGAACCTGGCAttgggcagcagcaccaggcccCTCTCGGACCCCTATGCCCCCAGAGTTCCAGATGCCCCAGTCTCTGAGGAGAAGCTGTGCAGCCggcccagcagctctgcatccaaGAAGCAGTACGTCTAG